A window of Novosphingobium terrae contains these coding sequences:
- a CDS encoding ribokinase: MASKGRVIVLGSINIDTQLQLGHFPQPGETIRGLSMQVGLGGKGANQAVAASRAGAQTALHGAVGADDAVLGRLAALAPDLDLAGVAIHPEATTGNACVMLDAFGENAIIVIGGANETVSSPQGLVLASNDICLAQLEVPAEAIAGFFQQARAFGAQTVLNTAPALPEGRDLFALSDVLVMNETELAFYAGAMPELSEPALRAAARSLLTAPDQTIIVTLGAAGALSVTADHHAMVPGRKASHVRDTTGAGDCFCGTLCAALAAGQPMADAMTQANTAASLQVTRQGAAEAMPWAAEIATAMLTDGSA, translated from the coding sequence ATGGCATCCAAGGGGCGCGTGATCGTGCTGGGCAGCATCAACATCGACACCCAGTTGCAGCTGGGGCATTTCCCCCAGCCCGGCGAGACCATCCGGGGCCTGTCGATGCAGGTCGGCCTGGGCGGCAAGGGCGCCAATCAGGCGGTGGCGGCCTCACGCGCGGGGGCTCAAACAGCGCTGCATGGCGCGGTGGGGGCCGATGATGCCGTGCTTGGCCGACTGGCCGCGCTGGCACCCGATCTGGATCTGGCGGGTGTGGCGATCCATCCCGAAGCAACGACAGGCAACGCCTGCGTCATGCTGGATGCTTTCGGGGAGAACGCCATCATCGTCATCGGCGGCGCCAATGAGACGGTGTCTTCGCCGCAGGGGTTGGTGCTGGCTTCCAACGATATCTGCCTCGCTCAGCTGGAAGTTCCCGCCGAAGCCATCGCCGGATTTTTCCAGCAGGCACGGGCCTTTGGCGCGCAAACCGTGCTGAACACCGCCCCCGCTCTGCCCGAGGGGCGCGACCTTTTCGCTCTGAGCGACGTGCTTGTCATGAACGAGACCGAACTGGCCTTCTATGCGGGCGCCATGCCCGAGCTTTCCGAACCAGCCCTTCGCGCCGCCGCCCGATCGCTGCTGACCGCCCCGGATCAGACCATCATTGTCACGCTGGGCGCTGCCGGTGCGCTGTCTGTCACCGCCGATCATCATGCCATGGTGCCGGGCCGCAAGGCGTCCCATGTCCGTGACACCACCGGCGCCGGAGACTGCTTCTGCGGCACACTCTGCGCCGCCCTTGCCGCAGGGCAGCCGATGGCCGACGCCATGACGCAAGCCAACACCGCCGCATCGCTTCAGGTCACCAGACAAGGCGCCGCCGAAGCCATGCCATGGGCAGCAGAGATCGCCACCGCCATGCTCACCGACGGCAGTGCTTGA
- a CDS encoding NupC/NupG family nucleoside CNT transporter: MPSEIARALLGMVGFAGVAWLLSDQRRGFPWRGLVTALAYQLGFALLLTRVPVITSLLGGLAHGVDAVQSSATDGARFVFGYLGGGPEPYLRAPGATSTFIFAFQALPAILLVSALAALLWHWRLLQILVRGFAWIFGRLFGVSGPVGVSTSACIFLGMVEAPLLVRPLLPRLSRGELFIIMVDGMSVIAGSMMILLGSVLAPHIPHAFEHLLTASLVSTPMAIALARAIIPPDSDAEKVPLDLSSPYRSSLDALTTGTIKAIQMGANIVALLIVFVGTVALVNRGLALVSIHGQPLSLGLIFGQAFAPAAWAMGAPMQDLTTIGQLLGAKVTMNEVVAYGQLAALPAGTLTPKGTLMVTYALCSFGNMGSVAILIGMLSAIVPEKSAQIVALGPRALAAAFLTSCMTATVIGLLFTLLP, encoded by the coding sequence ATGCCGTCTGAAATCGCGCGCGCCCTGCTTGGCATGGTGGGTTTCGCCGGCGTGGCATGGCTGCTTTCGGACCAGCGCCGGGGCTTCCCATGGCGCGGCCTTGTGACCGCTCTGGCTTATCAGCTTGGCTTTGCCCTGCTGCTCACCCGCGTTCCCGTCATCACCAGCCTGCTGGGCGGCTTGGCCCATGGTGTCGATGCCGTGCAGTCCTCGGCCACCGATGGCGCGCGTTTCGTCTTCGGCTATCTGGGCGGCGGGCCGGAACCCTATCTGCGCGCGCCGGGTGCCACCTCCACCTTTATCTTCGCTTTTCAGGCCCTGCCCGCAATTCTGCTGGTCAGCGCTCTGGCCGCGCTGCTGTGGCATTGGCGGCTGCTGCAGATTCTGGTGCGCGGTTTTGCCTGGATCTTCGGGCGGCTGTTTGGCGTCAGCGGGCCGGTGGGGGTCTCCACATCGGCCTGCATCTTTCTGGGCATGGTCGAGGCACCCTTGCTGGTGCGCCCGCTGCTGCCCCGCCTGTCACGCGGGGAGCTGTTTATCATCATGGTCGACGGCATGTCGGTGATCGCGGGGTCGATGATGATCCTGCTGGGCTCGGTGCTGGCGCCCCACATCCCCCATGCCTTCGAGCATCTGCTGACCGCCTCGCTGGTCAGCACGCCGATGGCGATTGCGCTGGCCCGCGCGATCATCCCGCCCGACAGCGATGCGGAGAAGGTGCCGCTCGATCTCTCCAGCCCCTATCGCTCCAGCCTCGATGCGCTGACCACCGGCACGATCAAGGCGATCCAGATGGGCGCCAACATCGTGGCGCTGCTGATCGTGTTTGTCGGCACGGTGGCGCTGGTGAACCGGGGGCTGGCGCTGGTGAGCATCCATGGCCAGCCGCTCTCGCTGGGGCTGATCTTCGGGCAGGCCTTTGCGCCAGCGGCTTGGGCCATGGGCGCGCCGATGCAGGATCTGACCACCATCGGGCAACTGCTGGGCGCCAAGGTGACGATGAATGAGGTCGTCGCCTATGGCCAGCTCGCCGCTTTGCCTGCTGGCACGCTGACCCCCAAGGGGACGCTGATGGTCACCTACGCGCTGTGCAGCTTCGGCAATATGGGCAGCGTGGCGATTTTGATCGGCATGCTTTCCGCCATCGTGCCCGAAAAATCGGCGCAGATCGTGGCGCTGGGGCCGCGCGCTCTGGCCGCCGCGTTCCTCACCAGCTGCATGACCGCCACCGTGATCGGCCTTCTTTTCACCCTTCTGCCATAG
- a CDS encoding beta/alpha barrel domain-containing protein, giving the protein MTHTPPLFVAFTGADDPSLLPGMMALSARYPIEWGMLLDEAQEGRALFPDAAARREMLAAPGLRWAAHVCGDQARRIADAPETATIDLQGFTRVQVNHGFAGSSPQQIANTIAFGRRKGLRAMLQSLGDFPAEPRLDWLFDVSFGRGNRPTQWPALDLTGPFCGYSGGINSDNVAATLEAIAAPPDAAYWIDMESGVRSEGSFDLAKCEAVCRSVYP; this is encoded by the coding sequence ATGACGCATACGCCTCCGCTTTTCGTCGCCTTTACCGGGGCGGACGATCCCTCGCTTCTGCCCGGCATGATGGCGCTGTCGGCGCGCTATCCCATCGAATGGGGCATGCTGCTGGATGAGGCGCAGGAGGGCAGAGCGCTGTTCCCCGATGCGGCTGCACGCCGTGAGATGCTGGCCGCGCCGGGGCTGCGCTGGGCCGCGCATGTCTGCGGCGATCAGGCCCGGCGGATCGCCGATGCGCCCGAGACCGCCACCATCGACCTGCAAGGCTTCACCCGCGTGCAGGTCAACCATGGTTTCGCCGGATCGAGCCCGCAGCAGATCGCCAACACCATCGCTTTCGGGCGCCGAAAAGGCCTGCGTGCCATGCTGCAATCGCTGGGCGACTTCCCTGCGGAACCAAGGCTGGACTGGCTGTTCGACGTCTCCTTCGGGCGCGGCAACCGGCCCACGCAATGGCCCGCGCTGGATCTGACCGGCCCCTTCTGCGGCTATTCCGGCGGCATCAATTCCGACAATGTGGCCGCCACGCTGGAGGCCATCGCAGCACCGCCCGACGCTGCTTACTGGATCGATATGGAATCAGGCGTGCGCAGCGAAGGCAGCTTCGATCTGGCCAAATGCGAAGCCGTGTGCCGGAGCGTCTACCCATGA
- a CDS encoding esterase-like activity of phytase family protein yields MRKRIAGALLLGLGAAPLQAADPGQPYALIGMAVLPPDAHIDGLQIGGLSGVDYDPLSHDWFLISDDRSEHGPARLWRARIAYDHGQPPRIDGLHPVFLHREDGSLFPAPGTGSEASDAESIRVAPDGKSLVWSSEGDAKDAFGPSVRRARLDGSPLGKLPLPANLAYDPLRQTGPRPNLSFEGLGFAAKGRQLWLSMEAPLQQDGPLASAAQGTMVRFTRLSWPSGRLLRQLAYPVDPIGPFPAGKLADNGVSEILPLDARHLLVLERSGVEIGKMDFRYRSRVYCAASDGASDVARITSLRDGGFKPMRKRLAIDLSALPIPAVDNVEGMALGPALSNGHASLVFVTDNNFAANHPTQVIALEIMAKPKAVAKALCR; encoded by the coding sequence GTGAGGAAGCGGATCGCCGGGGCGCTGCTGCTTGGACTTGGCGCAGCACCCCTGCAGGCTGCCGATCCCGGCCAACCTTACGCGTTGATCGGCATGGCGGTGCTCCCACCGGACGCGCACATCGATGGCCTGCAAATCGGCGGCCTGTCAGGCGTGGATTACGATCCCCTATCGCACGACTGGTTCCTGATCTCCGACGACCGCTCCGAACATGGCCCGGCGCGGCTGTGGCGGGCGCGGATCGCCTATGACCATGGGCAGCCGCCCCGCATCGACGGCTTGCACCCGGTGTTCCTGCATCGCGAGGATGGTTCCCTCTTCCCCGCACCCGGCACAGGCAGCGAGGCTTCGGATGCCGAAAGCATCCGCGTGGCGCCCGACGGCAAGAGCCTGGTCTGGTCCAGCGAGGGCGATGCGAAGGATGCTTTCGGGCCTTCGGTAAGGCGCGCGCGTCTGGATGGGTCTCCGCTGGGCAAGCTGCCCCTGCCCGCGAACCTTGCCTATGATCCGCTGCGGCAGACAGGGCCGCGCCCCAATCTCTCTTTCGAAGGTCTGGGCTTTGCCGCGAAGGGCCGCCAGCTTTGGCTTTCGATGGAGGCGCCGCTCCAGCAGGACGGGCCTCTGGCCAGCGCCGCGCAGGGGACCATGGTGCGCTTTACCCGGCTCAGCTGGCCATCGGGGCGGTTGCTGCGCCAACTGGCCTATCCCGTCGATCCCATCGGCCCCTTCCCCGCAGGCAAGCTGGCCGACAATGGCGTCAGCGAAATCCTTCCGCTCGATGCGCGCCATTTGCTGGTGCTGGAACGCTCTGGCGTGGAAATTGGAAAGATGGATTTCCGCTATCGCAGCCGGGTCTATTGCGCCGCCTCCGATGGGGCCAGCGACGTGGCGCGGATCACCTCTTTGCGTGATGGCGGCTTCAAACCGATGCGCAAGAGGCTTGCCATCGATCTCTCCGCTTTGCCGATCCCGGCTGTCGATAATGTCGAGGGCATGGCGCTGGGGCCGGCCTTGTCCAATGGCCATGCCAGTCTGGTTTTCGTGACCGACAACAACTTTGCCGCCAACCATCCCACGCAGGTGATCGCTTTGGAGATCATGGCAAAGCCCAAAGCCGTCGCCAAAGCCCTCTGCAGGTAA
- a CDS encoding nucleoside hydrolase: MSIPQHRIILDTDPGIDDAMALLFLRHRADVRIEAITTVFGNGGVALTTRNAHLLAQRFGIEAPIHPGADMPIGMERRQLATHVHGADGLGDAGLADGFDSPPEAESAAEAIVRLVHAHPGEISLLAIAPLTNLALALQLDPGIAPLVKQVVVMGGAFGFAGRRGNVSPVAEANIANDPHAADLVLGAPWPVTMVGLDVTSSCILSQDEARLIAEQGGADGQFLWDISRNYEALYREHDGIDGCCIHDVAAAACLVRPDLFETVSGPIRVATESVAIGATMQKPDHQTFPPGAWDGRPSHKACRTVDAQALIALYRDTLIGAATR, translated from the coding sequence ATGAGCATCCCGCAGCACCGCATCATCCTCGACACCGATCCGGGCATCGACGATGCCATGGCCCTGCTGTTCCTGCGCCACCGCGCAGATGTGCGGATCGAGGCGATCACCACCGTCTTCGGCAATGGCGGCGTGGCTCTCACCACCCGCAACGCCCATCTGCTGGCGCAACGCTTCGGGATCGAGGCCCCGATCCATCCCGGCGCCGATATGCCGATCGGGATGGAGCGCAGGCAGCTTGCCACCCATGTCCATGGCGCGGACGGGCTGGGCGATGCCGGTCTGGCCGATGGCTTCGACAGCCCGCCCGAAGCGGAAAGCGCTGCCGAGGCCATTGTGCGTCTGGTGCACGCCCATCCCGGCGAGATCAGCCTGCTGGCCATCGCCCCGCTGACCAATCTGGCGCTGGCTTTGCAGCTCGATCCGGGCATTGCGCCGCTGGTGAAACAGGTGGTGGTGATGGGCGGGGCCTTCGGCTTTGCCGGGCGGCGCGGCAATGTCTCGCCCGTGGCCGAGGCCAACATCGCCAATGATCCCCATGCCGCCGATCTGGTGCTGGGCGCGCCATGGCCGGTGACGATGGTCGGGCTGGATGTGACCTCCTCCTGCATTCTCTCGCAGGATGAGGCGCGGCTGATCGCCGAGCAGGGCGGCGCGGATGGGCAGTTTCTCTGGGACATCTCCCGCAACTATGAGGCGCTCTATCGCGAGCATGACGGGATCGACGGCTGCTGCATCCATGATGTGGCGGCGGCGGCCTGTCTGGTGCGGCCCGATCTGTTCGAGACGGTCTCTGGCCCGATCCGCGTGGCGACGGAAAGCGTGGCCATCGGCGCGACGATGCAAAAGCCCGATCATCAGACCTTTCCGCCGGGCGCATGGGACGGTCGGCCCTCGCACAAAGCCTGCCGCACGGTGGATGCGCAGGCGCTGATCGCGCTCTATCGCGACACGCTGATCGGGGCGGCCACACGGTGA
- a CDS encoding LacI family DNA-binding transcriptional regulator gives MNQKRATLKDVAARAGVSLASVSYAVNGTGTLGDAMRAHILQVAEELGYRQNIAAKSVRTGKSSTLGLVIPDLANPFFPNLVQAVIQRARQHGYTVVVIDVEDDQDLERKAMQTLESHGVDGIIWFPIRDENTAVEGTGSVPMVVLDRVIPGFETVRADDLAAGELAAAHLLELGHRRFGIVSGPCSIRSMADRCKGARDRIAGAGEVIFHVETGYSRDLEPSVQQALEGQNVTAIITGGDMIAIGVMRHLQAIGKRVPEDVSVMGMDDIPWAQLSTPPLTTVEIPIEDMAIEAVDGVIRRMEADGERSRRVILDPGLVVRQSTARVPH, from the coding sequence ATGAACCAGAAACGGGCCACGCTGAAGGATGTGGCGGCCAGGGCGGGCGTCTCGCTGGCCAGCGTCTCCTATGCGGTCAATGGCACGGGCACGCTGGGCGATGCCATGCGCGCCCATATCCTGCAGGTGGCTGAGGAGCTGGGCTATCGCCAGAACATCGCCGCCAAAAGCGTGCGGACGGGCAAAAGCAGCACGTTGGGTCTGGTCATCCCCGATCTGGCCAATCCTTTCTTCCCCAATCTGGTGCAGGCGGTGATCCAGCGCGCGCGCCAGCATGGCTACACCGTGGTCGTCATCGATGTGGAGGACGATCAGGATCTGGAACGCAAGGCGATGCAGACGCTGGAAAGCCATGGCGTGGACGGCATCATCTGGTTCCCCATCCGCGATGAAAACACCGCCGTCGAGGGCACCGGCTCCGTGCCGATGGTGGTGCTGGACCGGGTGATCCCCGGCTTCGAAACCGTCCGTGCCGATGATCTGGCGGCGGGCGAACTGGCGGCGGCGCATCTGCTGGAACTGGGCCATCGCCGCTTCGGCATCGTCTCGGGCCCTTGCAGCATCCGCAGCATGGCCGACCGGTGCAAAGGCGCGCGCGACCGTATCGCCGGCGCGGGCGAGGTGATCTTCCATGTCGAGACCGGCTATTCGCGCGATCTGGAACCTTCTGTGCAGCAGGCGTTGGAGGGCCAGAACGTCACCGCGATCATCACCGGCGGCGATATGATCGCCATCGGCGTGATGCGCCACCTGCAAGCCATCGGCAAGCGCGTGCCCGAGGATGTCTCGGTGATGGGCATGGATGATATCCCCTGGGCGCAGCTCAGCACGCCGCCGCTCACCACGGTGGAGATCCCCATCGAGGATATGGCCATCGAGGCGGTGGATGGCGTGATCCGCCGCATGGAAGCCGATGGCGAGAGAAGCCGCAGGGTGATCCTCGATCCTGGGCTGGTGGTGCGCCAGTCCACGGCGCGGGTTCCTCACTGA
- a CDS encoding carbohydrate kinase family protein — MSLSTSIALIGYATLDFIARADGALQPEGTNAIRIADQGWPRIGGAPVYAGEALLHAGHDATLIANIGADAPGATMIDHLRQRGFATDALVQSAACRTPVCVLIHRPDGHYCCFLDRGDAVATGLSASQKAAIQRADWIVVSAGQSSMAEEALSLMRAGQKLAWIVKADATSFPGALRDTLRQRAAIIFLNRHERDFLGSNTDGFPAHQLVFETDGERGVHIHHRGRSVTLSTAMLDTMDTTGAGDTFAGATLAALIADGEAVAEAAYAGLAAATKLLAQRQPR, encoded by the coding sequence ATGTCGCTCAGCACCTCCATTGCCCTCATCGGCTATGCGACACTGGATTTTATCGCCCGGGCCGATGGCGCGCTGCAGCCCGAAGGCACCAATGCCATCCGGATCGCCGATCAAGGCTGGCCACGCATCGGGGGAGCGCCCGTCTATGCCGGAGAGGCCCTGCTGCACGCCGGCCATGATGCCACGCTGATCGCCAACATCGGCGCCGATGCGCCCGGCGCCACCATGATCGACCATCTGCGCCAGCGTGGCTTTGCCACCGATGCCCTTGTGCAAAGCGCCGCCTGCCGCACGCCGGTCTGCGTGCTGATCCACCGCCCGGACGGCCATTATTGCTGCTTTCTGGATCGGGGCGATGCCGTTGCCACCGGCCTGTCCGCCTCGCAGAAAGCCGCCATTCAACGCGCTGACTGGATCGTCGTCTCCGCCGGGCAAAGCAGCATGGCCGAGGAAGCGCTCTCCCTGATGCGCGCCGGGCAGAAGCTGGCGTGGATCGTCAAGGCCGATGCCACCAGCTTTCCCGGCGCCCTGCGCGACACGCTAAGGCAAAGGGCGGCGATCATCTTCCTCAACCGCCATGAGCGCGATTTTCTCGGGTCGAACACCGATGGGTTCCCGGCGCATCAACTGGTGTTCGAAACCGATGGCGAGCGCGGTGTCCATATCCACCATCGCGGGCGCAGCGTCACACTTTCCACCGCCATGCTGGACACGATGGACACCACCGGCGCGGGCGATACCTTCGCCGGCGCGACGCTGGCCGCGCTCATCGCGGATGGCGAGGCCGTGGCGGAGGCGGCATATGCCGGATTGGCCGCCGCAACCAAACTCCTTGCCCAGCGGCAACCACGCTGA
- a CDS encoding TonB-dependent receptor translates to MISRLDKRWLQTASGVALVLAGAQAAQAEDAPTDAPRSDIIVTAQKLGAGKARATFQLDRADIDDRPLGADITQSLEKVPGVKVSTGDARGGSFSFEIFMRGLNKEQIGFTLDGIPTGDARFNGGSPPQRFIESSNIGTIVVSQSAGDVGAPSRFALGGFIDFRSDDPAKTFTVTGEGGVGSYNYHREYLRVDTGTLPGNIAMYGSFSHQYNDNWAGPNARRSYRDHGEFKAVKLFDNGSFLKARVSYNSQFDNDFNIVTLPQFLANPKSDGLNDVLTGIPNKDLYYGGTFGGERRDFLAYINGKAVLGDHVTLTANPYYQTLDGYSLSYQNAHRQLTGSDPYAVTGYNATGGAIRPALVTTSNPNVYGGPADMRVTPRKRERYGATGELKVSDLIPRNTLRFGAWYDGGTSTEERDYYQIIPSTTTLAWKGGTPSYVAYNRWTSISTLELYAQDSFQIIPDVLRLDAGITWYHIRYKARSPLEYSAKLDFVQTSPVQPKIALSLKPADHWEIFGGYAQNFSGISEDAFLGSTAVIQPGDLKPLQSINYDGGIRYTRSHYAFSVQGYHVHLKNGVGIVPNDPTVTDPIDIQRGNVATRAASILGQSTNGVEFSGLATYKWVDLYASYSYQRAHYDNAAVGTLDRKNLDSVGIIAGSDVRDIPRNSLYAEVTLKPIEPLRLQANVNHISSRVGGDIIAPNTYQEVAIERIPGYTLVGLSARYSLAKHGPLKNASVQLNVDNLLNTSYLGSVSSATATATETGLPGRSLGRYFVGAPRTFTASFQAKF, encoded by the coding sequence ATGATTTCTCGACTGGATAAACGATGGCTGCAGACGGCCTCTGGCGTGGCACTGGTTCTGGCGGGCGCGCAGGCCGCTCAGGCGGAGGATGCGCCCACGGACGCGCCGCGCAGCGACATCATCGTCACCGCGCAAAAGCTGGGTGCGGGCAAGGCGCGCGCCACCTTCCAGCTGGACCGCGCTGATATCGATGACCGCCCGCTGGGCGCCGATATCACGCAGAGCCTTGAAAAGGTGCCGGGCGTGAAGGTCTCCACGGGTGACGCACGCGGTGGCTCCTTCTCCTTTGAAATCTTTATGCGCGGCCTCAACAAGGAGCAGATCGGCTTTACGCTGGATGGCATCCCCACGGGCGACGCGCGTTTCAACGGCGGTTCGCCGCCGCAGCGCTTCATCGAATCCAGCAACATCGGCACGATTGTCGTTTCGCAGAGCGCGGGCGATGTCGGCGCGCCCTCACGCTTCGCGCTGGGCGGCTTTATCGATTTCCGCTCGGACGATCCGGCAAAAACCTTCACCGTGACGGGTGAGGGCGGCGTGGGCAGCTACAATTATCACCGCGAATATCTGCGCGTGGACACCGGCACGCTGCCCGGCAACATCGCCATGTATGGCAGCTTCTCGCACCAGTATAACGACAATTGGGCCGGGCCGAACGCCCGCCGCTCCTACCGTGATCATGGCGAGTTCAAGGCGGTGAAGCTGTTCGACAATGGCTCCTTCCTGAAGGCGCGCGTGTCTTACAACAGCCAGTTTGACAATGATTTCAACATCGTCACCCTGCCGCAATTCCTCGCCAATCCCAAGAGCGATGGCCTCAACGATGTGCTGACGGGCATTCCCAACAAGGATCTGTACTACGGCGGCACCTTTGGCGGTGAACGGCGCGATTTCCTCGCCTATATCAACGGCAAGGCGGTGCTGGGCGACCATGTGACGCTGACGGCCAACCCCTATTACCAGACTTTGGACGGCTATTCGCTCAGCTATCAGAACGCGCATCGCCAGCTGACGGGCAGCGATCCCTATGCGGTGACGGGCTACAACGCCACGGGCGGCGCGATCCGTCCCGCGCTGGTCACCACATCGAACCCCAATGTCTATGGCGGCCCCGCCGATATGCGCGTCACGCCGCGCAAGCGTGAGCGTTACGGCGCCACCGGCGAGCTGAAGGTCAGCGATCTGATCCCGCGCAACACGCTGCGTTTCGGTGCCTGGTACGATGGCGGCACCTCCACCGAGGAGCGCGATTACTATCAGATCATCCCCAGCACCACGACGCTGGCGTGGAAGGGTGGCACGCCCTCTTACGTCGCCTACAACCGCTGGACCTCGATCTCCACGCTGGAGCTTTACGCGCAGGATTCCTTCCAGATCATCCCCGATGTGCTGCGGCTGGATGCCGGGATCACCTGGTATCATATCCGCTACAAGGCGCGCTCGCCGCTGGAATATTCGGCGAAGCTGGACTTTGTGCAGACCTCTCCGGTGCAGCCTAAGATCGCGCTCAGCCTGAAACCGGCGGACCATTGGGAGATCTTCGGCGGCTATGCGCAGAACTTCTCAGGGATATCGGAGGACGCTTTCCTCGGCTCGACGGCGGTGATCCAGCCGGGGGATTTGAAGCCCCTGCAGTCGATCAACTATGATGGCGGCATCCGCTATACGCGCAGCCATTACGCCTTCTCGGTGCAGGGTTACCATGTGCATCTGAAGAATGGCGTGGGCATCGTGCCCAACGATCCCACCGTCACCGACCCCATCGACATCCAGCGCGGCAATGTGGCGACGCGCGCCGCCTCGATCCTTGGCCAGTCGACCAATGGCGTGGAATTCAGCGGGCTGGCGACCTACAAATGGGTCGATCTCTATGCCTCCTATTCGTATCAGCGCGCGCATTATGACAACGCCGCCGTGGGCACGCTGGACCGCAAGAATCTGGACTCGGTGGGCATCATTGCGGGCAGCGATGTGCGCGATATCCCGCGCAACAGCCTCTATGCCGAGGTGACGCTGAAACCCATCGAACCGCTGCGCCTTCAGGCCAATGTCAACCATATCAGCAGCCGGGTGGGCGGGGATATCATTGCACCCAACACCTATCAGGAAGTCGCGATCGAGCGCATTCCCGGCTACACGCTGGTTGGCCTTTCGGCGCGCTACAGTCTGGCCAAACATGGGCCGCTGAAGAACGCCTCGGTGCAGCTCAATGTCGATAATCTGCTGAACACCAGCTATCTGGGTTCGGTCAGCAGCGCGACGGCGACGGCGACGGAAACCGGCCTGCCGGGGCGCTCGCTGGGGCGGTATTTCGTGGGGGCGCCGCGTACCTTCACGGCATCGTTTCAGGCCAAATTCTGA
- a CDS encoding LysR family transcriptional regulator, translated as MDSTQRVRAMLSFIQAADRGSFAAAARHLGVSAAAVGKNIAGLEGALGVRLINRTTRSLQITAEGHMFLLKAREAIDALDAAVETVSTQRVEPVGKVRISCSNGFGRHFLLPLLPRLMARFPALVPQIDLDDHQVDLVRDGYDLAFRGGVIPDSGLVARKIHTMQMVLVASPDYLARHGIPRHGPDLQNHRLIAVRFLDGRTSAWSIRTADGGVAELVPDPAALIISDPEAAMLAAVDGLGIAQVGLHYAWPLIRAGRLRILLPEQRHATAREMVLLYPHRALIAARVRATIDFLMEEFGTIEALHVTDRDLTAFLA; from the coding sequence ATGGACTCCACCCAACGCGTGCGGGCGATGCTGTCCTTCATTCAGGCGGCGGACCGCGGGTCTTTTGCGGCGGCGGCGCGGCATCTCGGCGTCTCCGCGGCGGCGGTCGGCAAGAACATTGCCGGGCTGGAGGGGGCTCTGGGTGTCCGGCTGATCAACAGGACGACCCGCTCCCTGCAAATCACCGCCGAGGGACACATGTTTCTGCTCAAGGCGCGGGAGGCCATCGATGCGCTCGACGCCGCTGTCGAAACCGTGTCCACCCAACGCGTCGAACCGGTGGGCAAGGTCAGGATATCGTGCAGCAACGGCTTCGGCCGCCATTTCCTGCTGCCGCTTTTGCCCCGGCTGATGGCGCGCTTTCCCGCTCTGGTGCCGCAGATCGATCTCGATGACCATCAGGTCGATCTTGTGCGCGACGGCTATGATCTGGCCTTTCGCGGCGGGGTGATCCCGGATTCAGGGCTGGTGGCCAGAAAGATCCACACCATGCAGATGGTGCTGGTGGCGTCGCCCGACTATCTCGCCCGGCACGGCATTCCCCGACATGGGCCCGATCTGCAAAACCATCGATTGATCGCGGTGCGCTTTCTGGACGGACGCACCTCGGCCTGGAGCATCCGCACCGCCGATGGCGGCGTGGCGGAGCTTGTGCCCGATCCTGCCGCCCTGATCATCTCCGATCCGGAGGCGGCGATGCTGGCGGCGGTGGACGGGCTGGGCATTGCGCAGGTCGGCCTGCATTACGCCTGGCCCTTGATCCGCGCGGGGCGGCTGCGCATTCTGCTGCCCGAGCAGCGCCATGCCACGGCGCGGGAGATGGTGCTGCTTTACCCGCATCGCGCGCTGATCGCGGCACGGGTTCGCGCCACGATCGATTTCCTGATGGAGGAATTCGGCACAATCGAGGCCCTGCATGTCACCGACAGAGACCTGACCGCCTTTCTGGCCTGA